A window of the Arachis duranensis cultivar V14167 chromosome 5, aradu.V14167.gnm2.J7QH, whole genome shotgun sequence genome harbors these coding sequences:
- the LOC107488022 gene encoding protein FAR1-RELATED SEQUENCE 5-like codes for MRFVQLHMAHEFYVTYAKKVRFATKIRMTTCDKITKEPVNQAIYYNRDMFCGSLTKHQHGFQPPDARELVMLAKCVIKDNDEVGIRSNKTFLALANEARGPFNLGFSEKDLRNYITVRLRTSNLNVDVREMMNYFMRMKDINLNFFYAVKLHEECKFRSAVWVDARCRALYEYYGDVVLFNSTYSTNMHGLPFPSFVSVNHHDKSTFLSCALLGNEKISSALELLHRGSSPINADQCFVRSKRRYPIHATVGASGTL; via the exons ATGCGGTTTGTGCAGTTGCACATGGCTCATGAATTCTATGTTACCTACGCAAAGAAAGTAAGATTTGCAACTAAGATAAGGATGACAACATGTGACAAGATTACAAAGGAACCCGTTAACCAAGCTATCTACTACAATCGGGACATGTTCTGCGGGTCTCTCACAAAGCACCAACACGGATTTCAACCGCCGGATGCAAG GGAGTTGGTCATGCTTGCGAAGTGCGTGATCAAGGATAATGATGAGGTTGGGATTCGATCAAACAAGACATTCCTAGCTTTGGCAAATGAGGCTAGGGGCCCATTTAATCTTGGATTCTCAGAAAAGGATTTAAGAAACTATATTACAGTAAGGCTCCGAACCAGCAACCTGAATGTAGATGTTAGGGAGATGATGAACTACTTCATGAGAATGAAGGACATCAATCTGAACTTCTTCTACGCGGTGAAGTTGCACGAGGAGTGTAAATTTAGGAGTGCAGTATGGGTGGATGCAAGGTGTAGGGCGTTGTATGAATATTATGGAGACGTCGTGTTATTTAATAGCACGTACAGTACAAACAT gcaTGGATTACCGTTTCCGTCGTTTGTCAGTGTCAACCACCATGATAAGTCGACCTTCCTCAGTTGTGCTCTGCTGGGGAATGAGAAAATCTCAAGTGCATTAGAACTGCTCCATAGGGGATCATCACCGATCAATGCAGATCAATGTTTTGTGCGATCAAAAAGGCGTTACCCGATACACGCCACCGTTGGTGCATCTGGCACATTATGA